The Rahnella aceris genome contains the following window.
GAGAATGATCAGCACCAGCAACAACGGCAGGGAACGGAACAGCCAGATATACCCCCAGGCCAGTGCGTTCAGTAGATAGGATTTCGACAGGCGGGCGAGGGCCAGTGCCGTGCCGAAAATCACCCCAAAAAGGGTGCCCAGCAGCGTGAGCAACAGGGTTTTGCCAAGCCCGGACAGGATCACCGGATCAAAAAACCACTGACGAAATACGCCCCATTCCCAGCGGGAATTCGTGGCAATCGACTGGATGATGCCCAGCAGAATAAACGCCGAAAAAACCGCACCGGCAAGACGCCACGGATAGCGCGCGGGCACCACTTTCAGCGGCGGATGATTCACAGATGAAGGGGCATTTTCGCTCATCATTTTCTCTTTCTGTTACGTTGCAGATGACGTGACCGGCACGTCCGCCTTCAGCGTTTTGGTAAACGGCAGGCGCCCGTCATACGGTGGCCGGGAATAGACCTCCGGATCGAGGCGGGTGTCGAATTGCGGCTGATAACCGTGGGATAAATACAATCCGACCGCTTCGGGCTGGCGGAATCCGGTGGTGAGAAATACCCGCCGGTAACCGTACGCGGCTGCGCGACGTTCCAGTTCATGCAGGATTTTTTGTGCCAGTCCCTGACGGCGCAGCGCGCGGTGAGTCCAGATGCGTTTGAGTTCGGCAGTCTGCTCGTCGTAGCGTTTGTACGCGCCCATTGCAATGGGCGCGCCGTTTCTCAGCAGAACAATGAAGGTGCCATCGGGCGCGGAAAACACGCTGTCATCTTCCGGCGGCTGGCTCGAGAAGAAATCGCCGTAACGGTCGCGGTATTCACCGAATAATCCTTCGATGACCGGCGCAATCAGCGGGTCTTCCGGCACGGTCTGAATGAAAATATCTTCGCTCATCGTTTCTGCTCCTGATCAGTCGCCCAGCCCCGGCGGGTTAATTTCAGAGTGATCGATTTTCTCGACGCTTTCGCCCCAGCGGTCCAGCACTTTGATATACGCTCCGCTGGCAATGGCGCTGTTCAGCGACGCCTGCACGGCATCCACCAGGCCATTCCCTTTTTTCAGCGTCACCGCGATATTGGCGGTTTTCGGCCAGCCGCCCGGCACCGTGCCGACCAGTTTGGTTTTGCCGGTCAGCAACGCTTTATACGCGCCGGTGACGTTCGGGCCGAACGTGGCATCGGCGCGACCGGACTGGATAGCCAGCGTCGCGGCAGCGTCATCGGTGACATATTGCGGTTTCAGCGCCGGTAATCCTTTGGCCTGATTCTCTTTGTCCCACGCCAGCAACACGGCTTCCTGATTGGTGCCGGAGCCGACAATAATGCGTTTACCGGCGATATCGGGTGCGGATTTTATCGAGGTGATTTTGCTGTCACTTTTCACATAGAAACCGAGGGTATCTTCGCGGTAGGTGGCGAAATCAAATTTAGTTTTGCGGTCTTTGGTGACGGTAATGTTGTAGATGGCCGCGTCGTATTTCCCCGACGTCACGCCCAGCGGCCAGTCTTCCCACGAAGCCGGCACCACTTTGAGTTTCAGGCCTAAACCGTCGGCGACCAGACGGGCGATATCCGCCTCGCTGCCGATCACGGTTTTATTGTCACGGGCGTACAGCCCGAAGGGTGGGGCGCTGCCGAGCACAGCCAGCGCCACGGTCAGCGTACCCGGTTCGACAAACTTAAAGTTGGCCGGGATTTTTGCCACGGCTTCCGGGCTTTTCGGTGTATTCACCGGCGTTTCATTGGCAATCAGATCAATACCTGGCGCGGCGTATGCCGCTGATGAAAAACTTAATATTGCCGCGATGGCGGTGGCTGTGATGGTTACGCTATGTTTCATCATTATTATTTTTACCCTGCATTCTTATTTTAAGTGGTGATGACCGTGAGGTGACGCTTTCACTATTCCCGAGAGTTACAGGGATGTAAAACAACAAAATTAAATAATCAAAGAGATAAAGTGGAAATACATTGCGCCGAAAATTTTGCACGAAAAATGCCCGGAATATCCGGGCGTGAGGAAATAAAGTCAGGTATGAAAAGGTTATTTTCCGGTTAATTCACTCAGCGCTTTTTCTGCCAGTTGCTGGAAATAATTCGCCGCCGGGTAAATAGCCGACTCATCAGGATTAAATTGCGGATGATGCAAGCCGAAATCGCTGGCAGAGCCGATGCTGACAAACGCACCCGGCACATGATGCAGATAAAATGCAAAATCCTCTCCACCCATTTGTGCCTGCGCCACTTGCGCGTTATAGCCAAATTCCGCAGCGGCCTGTAAGGCAAAGTCTGCCCAGCGCGGTGTATTCACCACCGCTGGCGGCCCGCCAAACCAGTGCAGTTCGGCCTTCGCCCCCAGCGCATCTGCCACCCCGGTAATCACCTTGCGGATCCGCTGAGGGATTTGCTCGCGGATCCCGTTGCTGTAGGTGCGCACCGTGCCTTCCAGTTCCACGGTTTGGGGTAATACGTTCCAGGTGTTGCCGCCTTCAATACGGGTGACGCTGACTACCGCCGCCTCCTGAGCGCTGACGTTGCGGCTGACTACCGTTTGCAGCGCGGTCACAATGTGGCTGGCGGTGACAATGCTGTCGGTACCTTCTTCCGGATGTGCGGCGTGCGCGCCTTTGCCGGTCACGGTTATCTGGAAGCGGTCCACATTGGCATAAAATGCGCCGCCTTTTGTCTCAAAGGTGCCGACCGGCAGTTCTGGCGCATTATGCAGGCCGAAAATCGCATCAACGTTTTCCAGTGCACCGGCTTTAATCAGTTGCGACGCACCGCCAAACCGTTCTTCAGCAGGCTGGAAAAACAACCGTACGCGGCCCGGTAGCTGGTCTTCCCTTGCTTTAAGCAGATGGGCCGCGCCGAGAATAACAGAGGTATGAAAATCGTGGCCGCAGGCGTGCATCACGCCGGGTTGTTGCGAACTGAACGGCACACCGGAGGCTTCTTCAATCGGCAGGGCATCGATGTCACCGCGCAGGGCAACAACCGGGCCGTGTTCCGGGCCAATTTCAGCCACCACACCGGTTTTCAGCCCGAGCGATAAAATGCGGATCCCGGCAGCATTCAGCCATTGGGTAATCTTTTGCGTGGTCACAAATTCCTGATTGGATAATTCAGGATGCTGATGTAATTCACGGCGATAAGCGATGAGTTGTTCTTCCAGTCCTGTCTCATGTCGGGGGGCAATGCTATTCGTTTCTTCGGCAAGTGAAATGCTCATGGCGAAATAACCTTATTGTCTGAAAATGATTGTTACCCAAATGTAGCGCTTCATTTCATGCTAGTCAGACAGAAGCCAATCACTAAATACTCAGTCGCTATAATTTATAGTCGTTTTGCACAGTGGCCTGCATAGCAAAATACTGACTATAGAAACGTGTTTTTATTATTTAGCTTTGAACTTATTTCGTGGAACTCTTTTTATCACAACGGATAAAAAGGGATGCGCAGGTGAATTACCGACTGAGTTTATTAGATCAAAGCCCGATCAATGACGGGCAGACCGCTGCGCAGGCGCTAGACGCCACGCTGACTTTTGCGCTGGCAGCAGAAAAACTGGGCTATCACCGTTTATGGGTGTCAGAACATCACGATACTGAAAAGCTGGCCGGTAGCTCGCCGGAAGTGTTGATCGCCTGGCTGCTGGCGCGCACTTCCCGGCTGCGGATCGGCTCCGGCGGTGTGATGCTGCAACATTACAGCCCGTTTAAAGTGGCAGAGAATTTCCATCTGTTGTCATCACTGGCGCCGGATCGCGTGGATATCGGCATCGGCAAAGCGCCCGGTGGTTTACCCCTGTCAACCAAAGCGCTGCGTGCCCACGCACCGGCCGAATCATCGCCTGGTTTCCCGGCGCAGTTACAGCAACTGACACATTATCTCACGCATCTGGATGACCATCTGGCGGGCACAGAAGCCCGTGCGTTGCCGCGTCCGCCGGTGGCACCGCAGCGATTTTTACTCGGTGCCAGCAAAGAAAGCGCGCGTCTGGCCGCGTCACTGGGCTGGAACTTTGTCTTCGCCGGTTTTATCAATGCTTCAGCGCAAGTGATGACCGAATCGGTGCTGGCCTTCCACGAATATTCCGCCGGACAAGGGCAGGCGCTGGTCAGTCTGGCGGCCCTGGCGGCACAAACCCGCGAGCAGGCCGCTGAACTGGTGACCGGCCAGCATAATTTTCGCGTCACGCTGGGCGACCGGCACGTTACGGTGGGTTCCCGAGAACAGGCTGAAGCCTTTGTGCGGCAGTCAGGTGCGACGCAATACCAGATCGAACAGCAGCAAATCAGCGTGCTGCACGGCACGCCGGGCGATATCCACGAGCAACTGCGCGATATTCAGCGCCGCCTGTGCGTGAACGAATTTGTTATTCACACTCCACTGACTGAAGCCGGTGTGCGGCTGAAGTCCATCGAATTGCTGGCTGGCCAGCTTTAAGGAGATTTCATGAGCCATTCAAAAAGTATCAAGCTGGGTCTGATGTTGCACGGTGCCGGCGGCCACATGAATTCGTGGCGTCACGAAAAAGCGCCTGCGGATGCCAGTGTCAATTTCCCCTATTTCCGTGATTTAGCCTTGCGCGCCGAAGCGGCTGGTTTTGATTTCCTGTTTGTGGCCGACGGATTACACATCAACGAAAAATCACTGCCGCATTTCCTCAACCGTTTCGAACCTGTCGCGTTGCTGTCTGCGCTGGCTTCGGCCACCCACAGCATCGGGCTGGCAGGCACTATTTCAACTTCGTACAGCGATCCCTTTACCGTCGCACGTCAGCTGGCGTCAATAGATAACATCAGTCAGGGACGGGCGGGCTGGAACGTGGTGACTTCGCCGCTGGCCGGTTCGGCGAAAAACTTCGGCAAAGACCATCCTGAACATGCGCTGCGCTATCAGATTGCCGAAGAATACATCAGCGTGGTGCAGGGACTGTGGGATTCGTGGGAAGACGGCGCGTTTGTGCGTGACCGCGAAAGTGGTGTGTTCTTCGACGCGGCGAAGCTGCATAAACTGAATCATCAGGGACAGTTTTTCTCGGTCGAAGGGCCGCTGAATATCCAGCGTTCACCGCAAGGGCAGCCGGTGATTTTCCAGGCTGGCGCGTCGGATGCCGGTATCGCGCTGGCAGGTAAATCTGCCGATGCCGTTTTCACTAACGCCCGGACGCTGGAAGAAGCGCAGGAATATTCGGCAAAATTACAGGCACAGGTCAGCAAAAATGGCCGCCATCCGGTGGGGATTTTCCCTGGCATCAGCCCGATTGTCGGCAAAACCGAAGAGGAAGCCGAGGCCAAATATCAGTATCTTCTGTCGCTGTTGTCACTTGACGATGCGCTGGCCTATCTCGGGCGATTCTTCGATCACCATGATTTCAGCCAGTATCCGCCGGACGGCCCGTTCCCTGAACTGGGCGATTTAGGCCAAAACACTTTCCGCTCCACCACCGACAGCATCAAGAAGCTGGCGCGGGAGGAAAACCTGACGCTGCGTGAAGTGGCGTATCAGACCACGCTGCCGCGCGGCGAATTCTTCGGCACGCCTGAGCAGGTCGCCGACCAGTTGATCCGCTGGGTGGAAGAGGGCGGTGCCAGCGGATTCATCATCAGCGGACCGGTACTGACCGAAGCGCTGGACGACATTACCCGGCTGGTGTTACCGGTGCTGGAAGCCCGTGGCTACTGGCATCCCTCGCAGGCAACGACGTTGCGTGAGCGCCTGAATATTCCGTTCAAAACCAACCGTTATAGCGTGCAGGAAACCCGCCGCGAGACAGTGAACGAAAAATAGTTACAACATACTCATGCTGTATCACAGGCCCGCTCCGGTAACTCCGGGCGGGCTTTTTGCTTTGCAGGTTTTTTAGGTCCGGGACTTTTTACCCTGTAAAAACACTCACGGACTTGCCCGCCTAAAAAATTGGGCGTAGGCTTTCTGCAATTAAAAAACGATCGGTCTAAATGATGAGTGCTGAGCTTTCTACTGAACCTGACGTGCCAGTCAAACCGCGCCGCGGGCGTCCGCCGAGAACGGCACGCGAGTTTGATGATACGCGTGAAGCGCTGATCCGTTCGGGGCTTGAAGTGATCACCGAAACGGGCTACCTGTCGGCAGGCATCGACGCGGTGATTAAAAACATCGCGGTGCCGAAAGGATCGTTTTATCACTATTTCAAAAGTAAGCAGGATTTCGGCATGGCCGTTCTGACGGCTTACGGATCATTTTTCGCCCACAAACTCGACAAGTTTCTGCTCAGGGCTGAGGTGTCACCGCTGCAACGCATCGGTGCGTTTGTGACCCATGCCGGTGAGGGAATGGCAAAGTTTGAGTTCAGACGCGGCTGTCTGGTCGGCAATTTATTGCAGGAATCCCCGCTGTTGCCGGAAGATTTTTCGCAGAAACTCAAATCGATTTTGGGCGAATGGGAAGGCCGTGTTGCCAACTGTCTGGAAGAAGCCCGTCAGGCCGGAGATATCGCATCAGTCATGCCGCCTGCGCAACTGGCGCAGATTTTCTGGTCTGGCTGGGAAGGCGCGGTGATGCGCGCAAAACTGTACCGCTCGGCCGAACCGCTGGATCAGTTCTGGGCGTATTTCCGTCATACGCTGCAGTCACCTGTTCATTCATAAACTCGTCGGCCATAAATTCAAAAAATAGCACCTGCAATCATTACGTGAGTCATCGCATACCTCATGACAAAAACTTTAATCTCCTGAAATCATAAAGGGAAAAAAATGAAAGCATTGGTTCTGGAACAACAAGACAAGGCCACGCTGGCCGAAGTGAAAGAGATTGCGCTGCCGGACATGGCGGCAGGCGACGTACTGGTTGATATCAGCTGGTCAGGGCTGAATTACAAAGATGCCCTGGCCATTACCGGGAAAGGCAAAATCATTCGTCAGTTTCCGATGGTGCCGGGCATTGATTTTGCCGGCCATGTCAGCCGCAGTAACGACCCGCGTTTCTCCGTCGGGCAATCCGTCATTCTCACCGGCTGGGGCGTCGGCGAAACGCACTGGGGCGGTCTGGCGGAGCAGGCATGCGTCAAAGGTGACTGGCTGGTCGCGCTGCCGGAAGGTCTGGCTGCGCGCAATGCCATGATTATCGGCACCGCCGGTTTCACTGCCATGCTGTGCGTCATGGCGCTGGAAGAGGCGGGCGTGACACCCGAAAGCGGCACCGTGGTCGTGACGGGTGCCAGCGGCGGCGTGGGTAGTACGGCGGTGGCCTTGTTGCATACACTCGGTTATACCGTGGCTGCGGTGACGGGCCGTGAATCTACGCATGACTATCTGCGTAAACTGGGTGCCAGCGAAATTCTCTCCCGCGATGATTTTGCAGAGACCCGTCCGCTGGAAAAACAAGTCTGGGCCGGTGCGGTCGATACCGTCGGTGACAAAGTGCTGGCTAAACTGCTGGCGCAAACCAACTACGGCGGTTGCGTGGCGGCCTGCGGTCTGGCCGGGGGCTTCAACCTGCCGACGACCGTGATGCCGTTTATTCTGCGCAACGTCCGTTTGCAGGGGGTGGATTCGGTTTCGGTTCCCGCTGAACGCCGTGCTGCCGTCTGGGAGCGTTTACTGAATACGCTGCCGGATGATTTTTATCAGCAGGCCGCGACGGAAATTACCCTGGAACAAGCTCCGGCTGTCGCAGCCGATTTCCTGAACAATAAAATTCAGGGACGGACGCTGGTAAAAATCGGCGGCTGACCCTTTTTGCCCGGTATTTCCGTGATACCGGGTGCTTTCCCTTCAATTTTCTCCCCGCTATAAAGAATTCCTCCTGAGCGGCCGATATAAAGAATGTCCCTCTGAGAAAAAAGAGAATGGAATTCCTTATTTTCCGAATGACGTACAGCGCAAACATAGTCAAAAACGAATAACAACAGGCATGGGGAAAGTATGGATAATTTTCAGAAAGAAATTGATGAGAGAACCAATCTCACTTCATCAAACCGGTTTGAGCTTTTGCTGTTCCGTCTGGGGACCTCTCCGGATGATGAGCAATCTGAACTTTTTGGTATCAACGTTTTTAAATTGCGCGAAATCGTGCCGATGCCAACGCTGACCAAAGCCGCCGGAATGGTCTCGCCGATGATGGGCATGGCGAACATCCGTGGCGAAATTATTCCGGTCATCGACCTGCCTGCCGTGGTGGGATGCGTACCAAAAACCGGCCTGAACATTTTGCTGGTCACCGAATATGCGCGCAGCACCCAGGCGTTTGCAGTGGAATCCGTAGACGACATTGTGCGTCTTGAATGGAGTCAGGTGCTGGCCGCCGAAGCCGGTGTGAAGAGCCGCAACATCACCAGTATTGCGCGTCTGGACAGCGATAAATCCAGTAACCGTCTGGCGCTGGTGCTCGACGTCGAACAAATTCTCCATGACATTATTCCCAACAGCAATATCAACATGGATAAGAAGAAAACCAGCGCGTTTAAACTCAAGCCGGGTACGGTGGCGATTGTCGCCGAAGACTCTAAAGTTGCCCGTCAGATGCTGGAAAAAGGCCTGAACATGATGGAGATTCCGGCGCAGATGCATGTCACCGGTCTGGAAGCCTGGAATAAAATCCGCAAAATGGCCGAAGAATGCAAAGCCCAGGGGCTGCCCATTTCCGATAAAATCTCCTTTGTCTTAACTGATCTGGAAATGCCGGAAATGGATGGCTTTACGCTGACGCTCAATATCAAGCGTGATGAATTCCTGAAAAATATTCCGGTGATCATTCACTCTTCATTATCCGGCAGCGCCAACGAAGATCACGTGCGTAAAGTGGGCGCCGACGGTTACGTGGCGAAGTTTGAAATCAACGAACTGGAAGCGGCTATTCATAAAGCGCTGGATGCGAAGAAAATCGCCCATGTGTAATTTCATCAAACACTGATGTATAAAAAGCCCGTTCTCTTGTGCGGGCTTTTTATTATCAGCGGCATACCGAACAACGTGCAGAAAAATTATTGCCTGCAATTCCTGCTGCGCAGCATTTCCCCGGTCAGTCTGTTTCTTCGCCAGGTTTTCCCCTATTAAGATCCACCCCGTATCTACAATTTCGATAGTGATATCGAAATTATCCATTAGAGCGACGATAAGAATTGTTCTAATAATAACAGCGTTAACAACGTATTTAAGGCTGACCCTCATAACGAAAAAATTTATTTGTATGAAACTGAAAAAATAATATCAGCATGTCGTTATGAATACGTTGCGACTATGGCGTAGCAGAATTCATGGTTCTATAAGCAGGACGAGACGTCGGATCAGGTAATGCGTGACGGAGAGCCGACGAAACAGAAGCATAAAGAATATGGAGTATTAAATGTTTATCCGGCCACTTAAATTAACTCAGCACGTCGATGTGCAGGGTTCTGAAAATGCAACGACATTGGTACTTCTTCATTCTTTGGGGACGGATTTGCACCTTTGGGATTTGCAAATGCCGCGTCTGAGTGAACGTTATCGTGTTATTCGCCTGGACATCCGTGGGCATGGATTAAGCGCAGTCGATTCCCTGCAGTTTTCAATGTCAGATTTGGCCGACGATGTGGTGGCGGCGCTGGATCATCTTCACATTAACGAGTTCTATGTTGCCGGGGTCTCAATCGGCGGAACAATAGCGCAATGGATTGGGTTCAAGATCCCCAAACGAGTTCAGGGAATGATCATTGTTGATACTGCACTGGTGAATGCCGCTCCGCCTTCGCTCTGGCGCGCCCGGGCTGAAGATGTATTTCACCACGGTGTTGAGCATCTCGAAATGGGGATTCTGAGCAAATGGGTCACACCGAAATTTATCGACTCGCCCTACGCGGAGGGTATGAAACAGATGTTGCGCCGCACTTCGGTTGAAGCCTTCGCGGGTTGCTCTTATGCCATCGCCGACACCGATCTGACCGATATGAATATTCCGGGGGTAAGGGCTGTGGTGGTCAGAGGAAGTGAGGATCAACTTACGCCTCCGGACTACGCGCAACGTCTGGCCGACAAGCGCAATGCCCAATTGCATACCCTACCCGGCGCCGCCCATTTACCGAATTATGAGCAACCCGAAGCGCTCACTGATGAAATCATCTCGTTCATTGATAACAAGAATACGCATTAACAATCAGCGCAGGCAGTCAGCGCCTGTAAGGACGTACGGGCGCTGTTAATGAGCAAATCTGGCATGGCAGACGATGAAAAGTCTGATGCGCGAACGGAGTAAATTCTATGAATCGTCGGTTATTTATTGGTGGAAGTCTGGGCTTGTGCGCGGGTGTTGCAATGCTTCCGGCTGCCTTCAAAGGGGTAATGGCTCAGAGAGATATTATCGAGATGCAACTGGAGAGTGGAACCGTGAGCATCCGCTTATTTCCCGATTTGGCCCCCGGGCATGTTGAACGCATAAAATCGCTGGTACAGGCCAAATTTTATGATGGCATGCCGTTTAACCGGGTCATAGAAGGCTTTATGGCACAAACGGGTGACCCGATAAAAGATACAGGGCTGGATTACACGAAATTACCGGCGCTGGCCGCAGAGTTTAACCGATTGCCTTTTGAACGCGGTACCGTCGGCATGGCCAGATCACGGCATCCGCACAGCGCCCGTCATCAGTTTTTCATCACCTCCGCGAGGGCGGGTTTTTTAGACCAGAATTACACTGCTTTTGGGAAAGTAACGAGTGGCATCGAGTTAATTGACCAACTCCGCCGGGGGGCTTCGGACATTGGCACGGTGGTCAATCCCGATGTCATAAAAAGCATGCGATTAGTGTCTGTCAGAGCCGTATAAAATAACCTGGCGGCGTAAATATCCATTCGAAGGAGTCGAAGATGCCCAGTATTACTCTCTATACCGCTGCAAGCCACCGGTTAGATGCAGAGGCCTTTGCGGAATTTTCAACGGCTTTAGCCCGTCTCGCCATAGAGATCCTGAAAGCGAAAGAAAATAATATTCACATCAGCTACCTCACCGCAGAGATAGGTTTTGGCACACCGGTCTATTTCGAAGCAAGACTACGCCAGGAAGTTTTCCGAACCCTGTCGGTGTTGGATGAATTCATGCATCAGGTTGATTTATTAATTAAGGAGAAGACAGGAGTCATAGCGAGAATTCGCTGTTTCTCTTTTGAAGCGGGTAATATTTATGCAAAGAACTAAGGAACGGATTATGAATGTTAATTTTCCAACAAGAGATCTCGGCGATATATCGGTTACTGCGGTAAGTGATGGATATCTGCATGTCGACTTCGGAATGCTTTCAAATGTGGATGAGGACGAGTGCAAGGAAATTCAGCGCAGTGCACAAGTCAGTGAACTCAATGCGGTGCATATTAATACTTTTTTAGTCCGCCAGAAGGGTAAAAATATTCTTATCGATAGCGGGGCAGGAGGCGTTAAGGGCTGGGGCGGCAAACTGGTTGCTAATCTGGATCTGCTGGGGATACAACCTGGCAATATTGACGCGGTATTACTCACACATGCCCATCCTGATCATATTGGCGGATTGTTAAACTCAGAAGGTGAGGCTGTATTTGCTAATGCCGAATTGATCATAAACAGCGATGAATTTAATTATCTGCAAGATGATGAAAATTTCGCTGCCGTCAGTGACCGCGTAAAAGGCAATTTCCTGCTGGCGCGAAGTATATTCAAAAAGTATCAGAAAAATCTTCGTCTCATCGATAAAGGCGAGGTATTTCCTGGTGTTTTTGCGATCCCGCTGAAAGGTCACACGCCGGGTCATACAGGTTACCGGATTGAGGGTAACAGAGATAGCCTGTTGATTTGGGGTGATATTGTTCATTTTCCTCATATTCAACTGCTAAAACCGGATGTTGCCATTGCCTTTGACTATGATCCTCAAATGGCGGCAGAGACACGTTCCCGCATACTTGAAAGCGTGAGCTCGGACAGCGTTCTTGTCGGTGGTATGCATTTTGGCGAACAAGGATTTGGTTATATTGAAAAACGTAAATCCGGATACGTGACCGTCGATATCCACTAGTTAAAACTTTCATCAGAACGTTCTGCTCTGAAAATACTTTATTTCCTGACCGGCAACGCAACGGTTAATTATTGGTAACCGGTCAGGCTCTGCTTAAGTTGCTTTGCCGCTATTTATTTTTGCTGTGTAACATTGTCGCTATGCTACTGAATAAATCTTCCGGTATAAAATACTATCCTCAGGGGGAACACCATGAATCCTGCAATAAACAGAGAAATAAGTATTGATGCTATTCATGCTGACGCCATTGAAATGGCGGGGAGTCAGCCAATAACAACCGGGAAATTACCCCCGCAGATCAAACTTCCATCGCTTACCGGAAGCAGATTCTGGGCGGCTTTATTAGTTTTTTTATTTCATTCATCGCTACCCAGCGATCTCGCTCCCTTTTCAGATCCAACCATACAGCACATTTTCACCGTTATTGTGGGTAAAGCGGGCTGGCTCGGCGTTTCATATTTCTTCATACTCAGTGGATTCATTATGGTGTGGTCTGCGAGAGATAATGACACCGTGGGAGATTTTTACCTGCGACGTTTTGCAAAGATTTACCCTACGCATTGTCTGACCTGGGCTATAGCATTCATTATTGGTGCCATGAGTATCTATCAATATAAACTTTGGTCATCAAACCTTCTGTTATTGAATACCTGGGTTGATGATGTTCACTATTTTTTCGTCGGTAACAGACCCAGTTGGTCTCTTTGTATAGAAGCGATGTTTTATCTTTCTTTCCCCTTTCTTTTCAGAGTAATGAAGACAATACCTGAAAAATTCGATTTAGCCGGATTAATAATAGTAACGGCGGCATCCTTATTGGTTCAAACATATATTTACATCTGGGTTGAGCCGGACAAGATGATGGGGGCGTTTCCGATCTCGCAGCAACACTTTTGGGTTTCGTATATTTTTCCCCCATCACGCATATTTGAATTCCTTGCCGGTATGTTTGCAGCCCGGCTGCTGATGAACGGACGAATGCTCGTGCTGACGAAAACGGCGTCGTTTACCCTGCTTGCAGCAACTTACATCGGTTCCATGTATATCCCTTACCAGTTCAGTATGAGCGTGGTTTTCATCATCCCGGTGTGTTTATTAATCGTTTCGATTGCGGGTGATGATTTAAAATACCGAAACACTCTGTTAAACAGTAAAACATCGGTGTGGTTAGGAGAAATATCCTATTCCTTCTATATGGTTCATTTCTTAGTGCTCTTTTATTTTTTGAATCTTACGGCAGGAAGAAAGTTTAGCTTACCGGAGGGAATTGCGCTTATCGCCGTCGCGTTGGTTTTATCCGTCTCATTTGCCTCTTTTTTATATAAGTACTTTGAAGTGCCCGTGATGAAATTAATACTGGAGAAGTGCAGAGCGAAAGCCTTAGTGGCTCTGCGTAAACCTTCATAACAGATAGCGGAGTATTGATCATCTTGTCGTCAGAATACGACGAACGGGGGAGAGCAGGCTTATGGGATGGGAGGGCATACGGCAGATGTATGCTCTCCCATTTGTATTTGAGATGAGGGAATTTCACTAACATGGGGAGTGTACGTGTGGGCTACGAATGCCTTAATAACCGATATTGTGCAGCCGGGGATCCTGAAAAAGTGAGGTCATTATGCCTCTGAATTTAGTGCTATCCAGATAAGGTGAATCTGTACGATAAACAAG
Protein-coding sequences here:
- the acuI gene encoding acrylyl-CoA reductase (NADPH); this translates as MKALVLEQQDKATLAEVKEIALPDMAAGDVLVDISWSGLNYKDALAITGKGKIIRQFPMVPGIDFAGHVSRSNDPRFSVGQSVILTGWGVGETHWGGLAEQACVKGDWLVALPEGLAARNAMIIGTAGFTAMLCVMALEEAGVTPESGTVVVTGASGGVGSTAVALLHTLGYTVAAVTGRESTHDYLRKLGASEILSRDDFAETRPLEKQVWAGAVDTVGDKVLAKLLAQTNYGGCVAACGLAGGFNLPTTVMPFILRNVRLQGVDSVSVPAERRAAVWERLLNTLPDDFYQQAATEITLEQAPAVAADFLNNKIQGRTLVKIGG
- a CDS encoding acyltransferase family protein yields the protein MNPAINREISIDAIHADAIEMAGSQPITTGKLPPQIKLPSLTGSRFWAALLVFLFHSSLPSDLAPFSDPTIQHIFTVIVGKAGWLGVSYFFILSGFIMVWSARDNDTVGDFYLRRFAKIYPTHCLTWAIAFIIGAMSIYQYKLWSSNLLLLNTWVDDVHYFFVGNRPSWSLCIEAMFYLSFPFLFRVMKTIPEKFDLAGLIIVTAASLLVQTYIYIWVEPDKMMGAFPISQQHFWVSYIFPPSRIFEFLAGMFAARLLMNGRMLVLTKTASFTLLAATYIGSMYIPYQFSMSVVFIIPVCLLIVSIAGDDLKYRNTLLNSKTSVWLGEISYSFYMVHFLVLFYFLNLTAGRKFSLPEGIALIAVALVLSVSFASFLYKYFEVPVMKLILEKCRAKALVALRKPS
- a CDS encoding alpha/beta fold hydrolase, whose amino-acid sequence is MFIRPLKLTQHVDVQGSENATTLVLLHSLGTDLHLWDLQMPRLSERYRVIRLDIRGHGLSAVDSLQFSMSDLADDVVAALDHLHINEFYVAGVSIGGTIAQWIGFKIPKRVQGMIIVDTALVNAAPPSLWRARAEDVFHHGVEHLEMGILSKWVTPKFIDSPYAEGMKQMLRRTSVEAFAGCSYAIADTDLTDMNIPGVRAVVVRGSEDQLTPPDYAQRLADKRNAQLHTLPGAAHLPNYEQPEALTDEIISFIDNKNTH
- a CDS encoding MBL fold metallo-hydrolase — its product is MNVNFPTRDLGDISVTAVSDGYLHVDFGMLSNVDEDECKEIQRSAQVSELNAVHINTFLVRQKGKNILIDSGAGGVKGWGGKLVANLDLLGIQPGNIDAVLLTHAHPDHIGGLLNSEGEAVFANAELIINSDEFNYLQDDENFAAVSDRVKGNFLLARSIFKKYQKNLRLIDKGEVFPGVFAIPLKGHTPGHTGYRIEGNRDSLLIWGDIVHFPHIQLLKPDVAIAFDYDPQMAAETRSRILESVSSDSVLVGGMHFGEQGFGYIEKRKSGYVTVDIH
- a CDS encoding chemotaxis protein produces the protein MDNFQKEIDERTNLTSSNRFELLLFRLGTSPDDEQSELFGINVFKLREIVPMPTLTKAAGMVSPMMGMANIRGEIIPVIDLPAVVGCVPKTGLNILLVTEYARSTQAFAVESVDDIVRLEWSQVLAAEAGVKSRNITSIARLDSDKSSNRLALVLDVEQILHDIIPNSNINMDKKKTSAFKLKPGTVAIVAEDSKVARQMLEKGLNMMEIPAQMHVTGLEAWNKIRKMAEECKAQGLPISDKISFVLTDLEMPEMDGFTLTLNIKRDEFLKNIPVIIHSSLSGSANEDHVRKVGADGYVAKFEINELEAAIHKALDAKKIAHV
- a CDS encoding peptidylprolyl isomerase; the encoded protein is MNRRLFIGGSLGLCAGVAMLPAAFKGVMAQRDIIEMQLESGTVSIRLFPDLAPGHVERIKSLVQAKFYDGMPFNRVIEGFMAQTGDPIKDTGLDYTKLPALAAEFNRLPFERGTVGMARSRHPHSARHQFFITSARAGFLDQNYTAFGKVTSGIELIDQLRRGASDIGTVVNPDVIKSMRLVSVRAV